Part of the Xanthomonas sp. SI genome is shown below.
GCGGCTGGGCGAACTCGGCGCGGCGTTCGAGGATGAGTTGCAGGCGCAGGGTGCTGGCGATTGGACCGTGCCTGGGCATGCGCCGCACCTTGGCGCGCTGCGTCCGCCTGCAGCGGCAATGCAGGGGTTGCTGCCCTGGCTGCAGCGCGCGCAGGTGATCTGTACGCATCGCCACGGTGCGTTGCGCATCGCGCCGTACCTGCAGCTGACGCCGGAGGCGATGCGTGGGCTGGCGCGGGAGATGGTTGCTGCGGCGCGCGGGTGAGCGGTGGCTTGATCGTTCCTGGAAGAACTTTTGGCTAGCCTGCTGGGTGCACTGTAGGAGGGGCTTCAGCCCCGACAGATAGCCGAAACCACGCGAGTTCCGACTTCGTTCGTCGCGACTGAAGTCGCTCCCACAGGGAGTTTGCGGTGGGCTTGTTGGGTTGCACTGGGGTGAAGGTTTTTCAGCCCCGACAGTGACCGGCCTGGGCAGGTCTGTCACTTCGTTCGTCGCGGCTGAAGCCGCTCCTACAGGGACTGCGGTGCCTGATGATGCACTTGTAGGAGGGGCTTCAGCCCCGACAGATAGCCGAAACCACGCGGGTTCCGACTTCGCTCGTCGCGACTGAAGTCGCTCCCACAGGGAGTTTGCGGTGGGCTTGCTGGGGTGCACTGGGGGGAGGTTTTTCAGCCCCGACAGTGACCGGCCTGGGCAGGTCTGTCACTTCGTTCGTCGCGGCTGAAGCCGCTCCTACAGGGACTGCGGTGCCTGATGATGCACTTGTAGGAGGGGCTTCAGCCCCGACAGATAGCCAAAACCACACGGGTTCCAACTTCGTTCGTTGCGGCTGAAGCCGCTCCTACAGGAACTTGCGACTAGTCGGGTGGGTGCACTGTGGGAGGGACTTTAGTCCCGACGGGTTCCGAAGCCGAGCGTTGGCCGGCACCGCGGTGCGATCGATGGGCTGAGCGCAGATCGCTTGCCCTGCCGCGCCGATGAGCGGCGGCCTGGACGCGCCGGCTTCAGCGGCGCGCCGCCAGGCGCAGACCGCGCGGGGTCAGCCAGCGCTCCAGGCCCTCGAACAACGCCTGCACCAGCAGCGCCAGCGCCGCCGCCGGCACCGCGCCTTCCAGGATCAGGCCGATATCGTCCAGGCGGATGCCGGTGAGGATGGGCTGGCCGTAGCCGCCGGCGCCGATCAGCGCGCCCAGGGTGGCGGTGCCGACGTTGATCACTGCCGCGGTCTTGATCCCGGCCAGGATGGTGCGCAAGGCCAGCGGCAACTCGATCCGCCACAGCCGGGTGCCCGGCGGCAGGCCGATCGCTGCGGCGGTCTCGCGCAACTCGCGGGCGATGCCGGTCAGGCCGGCATGGGTGTTGCGCACGATCGGCAGCAGGCTGTACAGGAACAGCGCGGCGATCGCCGGTTTGGCGCCGATGCCGAACAGCGGGATCATGAACACGAACACCGCCAGCGACGGCAGCGTCTGCAATACCCCGGTCAACGACAGCACGACCTGGCCGAGCCGCGGCCGATACGCCGCCACGATGCCCAGCGGCAGCGCCACCAGCAGGGCCAGGCCCAGCGACAGGCCGACCAGCGCCAGGTGTTCGCGCGTGCGTTGCAGCAGGCGCGTCAGCCTGGTGTCCTGCGCCGGCGCGGCGATGCCCAGCCAGTGCGCGGCGATCGCGCTTTCGGCACGCTTGTCCAGCTTCGCCTCGGCATTGAGCCGCTGCATCGTCGCCGCGTCGATGCGTCCGCCCAGGCCATCCAGCGCCTGCACGAACCGCGGCGCGCGCTGCGCCAAGTCGCTGCGATACAGGAACACCGCGGCGTAGCGCGGAAAGTAGCGGCGGTCGTCCTGCAGCACCAGCAGGTCGTGTGCCGGAATCTCGGCGTCGGTGCTGTACAGGTCGGTGAGGTCGATCGCGCCGCTGTCCAGCGCGCGGTAGGCCAGGTCGTGGTCCAGCCCAGTCGGCGTCTGCGATAGCCGATAGGCATCGCGCACCCCCGGCCAGCCGTCGGCGCGCGACACGAACTCGTTGCTGAGCCCGAACTTCAGCGACGGATGCGCGGCCAGGTCGGAAATGCGGACGATGCCCAGCGCCTGCGCGCGCTGCCGGCGCATGCCGAACGCGTAGGTATTGTCGAAGCCCAGCGGTGCGCTCATCGCCAGGCCGCGCTGGGCCAGGGCGCGGCGCAGCGCGGCATCGTCGGCATCGGGCAGTTGCAGCAATTCGGTCGCCAGGGTGCCGGTGTATTCGGCATAGGCGTCGATCGAACCCTGCTCCAGCGCGCGCCACAGGATGCGGGTGCCGCCGAGCTGGCGCCGGTGTTCGACCTCCACCCCGGCCTGACGTCCGGCGCCAGCGGCGATCTCGCCGAGCACCACCGCCTCGGTGAAGTTCTTCGAGCCAACCACCACCTTCTCCGGCGCCGCCGCAGCGCTGCCGGCGAGCAGGGCGAGCGCCGCCGCGAGCACGAGCAGCGCGGCAACGCGGCGCCGCACCGATGCCATCACCGCGCATCCTCCAGCGTGCGCTGCGCGTGCAGGAACTGGCCGACGAACGGCTCCGCGGGCGCATCCAGCAGCTCGCGCACGCTGCCTTCCTGCACGACGCGGCCGTTGCGCATCAGCACCAGAGTGTCGCCCAGGTAGGCGGCCTCTGCGACGTCGTGGGTCACCAGCACCACGGTCTTGCCGAGCAGCGCGAACAGTTCGCGCATCTGCGTCTGCAGTTCGTGGCGCACGATCGGGTCGAGCGCGCCCAGCGGTTCGTCCAGCAGCAGCACCGGCGGGTCCAGCAGCAGCGCGCGGATCAGGCCCACGCGCTGGCGCTGGCCGCCTGACAGTTCGGCCGGATAGCGCGCCAGCAAGGCCTCGGGCAGGCGGCACAGCGAGGCCAGCTCGTGCAGCCGCGCGTCGATCCGCGGCCGCGCCCAGCCCAGGGTCTGCGCAAGCAGGGCGGCGTTGTCGCGCGCGCTCAGGTGCGGGAACAGCCCGCCTTCCTGGATCACGTAGCCGATGCGGCGGCGCTGCGCCAACAAGGTGTCCCGGCGCAGCGGTTCGCCTTGGAAGCGCACCTCGCCGGTGTCCGGCCATTCCAGCCCGAGCAGCATGCGCAACACGCTGGACTTGCCGGCGCCGCTGGGCCCGATCAGCGCGGTGGTGCGGCCCGGGGCGATGCGCAGATCGACCCGGTCCAGCGCAAGTGCGTCGCCGTAGCGGCGGGTGACCCGATGCAGTTCGAACATGCGCCCAAGCATAGCCGGGCCGCGGCGCATGGCGCGCGAAGGCAGCGCGCGGCTGGCGCGCTCAATCGGCGAAATCGGTCAGCAGCTGCAACGTCGGCTTCGGCCGCGCCAGGTCGTACATCAGCCCGAAGTGGCTTTCCACGCCCTGCAGATTGGTCTGGTCGAGCAGTTCGTAGAGATTGATCTCGGCGACCACGTCGGCGTAGTCGCTCTGCAGCGTGCGCACGATCTGCGCCACGCTGTCGTAGCAGGCGCCGTCGCCGGCATGGCCGCCGTCGCTGTTGCCGGCGTAGACCTCGGCGCAGTTGACCTCGTTGAAGAACACCTTGCCGCCGTACTTCTGCGCCGCGCTGCGCATCTGCCCCAGGTACAGGTCCATCCAGTAACCGCGATCGTGGTGGAACGGGTAGTAGTGGAAGCTGATGTGGTCGAAATCGAAACCCGAGGCCTTGGCCATGTCCAGGAACCACAGCGAGCCGCGGCGGTCGCCGGGGCAGCGCGCGGTCGCCGAATGGTCGTCGCTGTTGCAGGCGGTGATGTTGATGGTGAATTCCAGGCCGGCGCCGAGTTCGTCGGAGGCCTGTTTCATGCCGCGGTACATCGCGGTCATCGCATCGATGCGCGCCTGCGCGCCGTCGCGGCTGTAGTCCTGCTCGTTGCCGATCTCCCACAGCTTGATGTCGGCGGCATAGCGCCGCGCCAGCTGGTAGCCGATCTCGCGCGACATCGGGTACACCATCGGCCGCAAGGCGATGCGGTACTGGCGCGACAGCGCCACCAGCCGGTCGAGCACGGCGAAGTTGCGCGGGTCCACGTCGAAGCGGTAGCTGCGCAGATTGCGCCGGTCGAGCAACTGGAACACCGCCTCGGCTTGGCTCAGCGGATAGGCGGGGCGGTCGTCGTGGCCGTTGATCCCGAACACGATGGCCGGCGCGGCGGCGCTGCGCTCGGCGGCGCCGGCGGGCAGGGCGCCGGCGGCGAGTGCGACTAACAGGAGTAGCAGTGGGGCGGACAAGCGGGGCATGGCGCGTCTCCTGGCAGGGCCGGCGAGCGCTGTGGCGACGGGCGGTGCCGTGGGGACACAGCGGCGGCGGGTGGGTCGGTCGAGCCTAGCAAGCGGCGGTTGCGCTCGGCGCGCAGCGGCTGGGCGCTGCACCACAGATCGCGCCACTGGTGTCGGCCTGCGCCAGTGGCCGGGGGCGCATGTCCAGGCCGCTGTCGCTGGCGGCTGCCCGGACAGCCGCGGTCCTGCCTGGACGCAGGCGGCGCAGCCGGGCCGGCGACCGCGCGCCGGCATGCCTTGGCGGCCAAACGAAAAAGGGGCCTCACGGCCCCTGTTTTCTTGCACCCGGCAGGCTGGCTCAGTTGGCCATCTGCGAGTTGGACTGCCCGGTGGAGGCGGACTTCTCGCCGGCGAACGGGTTCAGCTTGCGGATCATCCACGGGTACTTCGGCCAATGGCCGGTCAGCCACGGATGCTTGGGATCGTTGAGTTCCAGCACCCGGCGCGCGTCGTCGGCCAGCGGCTTGTTGCCCAGGTGGGTGTAGGCGTCGGCCAGCACCGCCACCGCGTCGTACTGGTAGGCGCTCTGCGGGTAGGTTTCCAGCAGGTAGGTGGCGCGGCCGGCGGCCGACACCCAGGCGTTGCGGCGCAGGTAGTACAGCGCGTTGTCCAGCTCGTGCTGGGCGAACACGTTGCGCAGCGCGATCATGCGCTGGCGCGCGTCGGCGGCGTAGCGGCTGTTCGGATAGCGCTCGGCGACGATGTTGAAGTCGGCGTAGGCCTGCTGCGGCGTGGACAGGTCGCGGCGGCTCGGGTCCAGCGACCACACCCGGCGCAGGAACACCGTGTCGCGGTTGGAGTTGGACAACCCGCGCAGGTAGTACATGTAGGAGATGTTGCGGTGGGTCGGGTAGGTGCGGATGAAGCGGTCGATGCTGGACACCGCGTCGTCGTGCTTGCCGGCCTTGTACTGGGCGTAGGCGGACTCGATCATCGCCTGTTCGGTGTACTGGCCGTAGGGGTACTGCGCGATCAGGCGCTTGAAGCTGCCCTCGGCGCCGGCCCAGTTGCCGGTCTGCATCTGCGTGTGCGCCTTCTGGTACAGCTGTTCCACCGGCATCCCTTCTTCGGGATTCTTGTTCTTCTGGCGGTGGCAACCCGTTGCCACGACGACCATGACCAGCATCAGGGCGATGAAACGGACGTGCGCGGAGAGCGGGACGGAGCGTCGGATCATGGGTTCGGGCAGGACACGTCAGGAATACGAAGGGGCGATGATAGCCTAGTGGCCTGTCCGGCGACTGACTATGGCCGCCGTGACCCTCCCTTTCCGACGTAGCCGTGCCCTTTTCATGCCCAATACCCTCCCGGACACCCCTGAGGACGCCGTCTCCGACGGCCCGCGCCAGGCGCGCGTGCCCGATCACGCCGCCGGCCGCCGCTTCGACGCGGTCCTGGCCGAGCTGTTTCCCGAATTCTCGCGTTCGCGCCTGGCCGAATGGATCAAGTCCGGCGACGCGCTGCTGGACGGCGCCCAGGCGCGGCCGCGCGACGCCCTGCGCGGCGGTGAGATCGCCAGCCTGCATGCGGTGCTGGAGACCCAGACCCATGCGCTGCCGGAGGACATCCCGCTGGAGGTGCTGTACGAGGACGACCAGGTCATCGTGCTGAACAAGCCGGCCGGGCTGGTCGTACATCCGGGCGCCGGCAACCCCAGCGGCACCCTGGTCAACGCCCTGCTGTACTTCGATCCGTCGCTGGCGTCGCTGCCGCGCGCCGGCATCGTGCACCGCCTGGACAAGGACACCAGCGGCGCCATGGTGGTGGCGCGGACCCTGCCGGCGCACACCTCGCTGGTGGCGCAGCTGTCGGCGCGCGACGTGCACCGCCAGTACCTGGCGGTGGTGGCCGGGCCGCTGGTCTCCGGCGGCACCGCCAATGCGCCGATCGACCGCCACCCGCGCGACCGCCTGCGCATGGCGGTGCGCGAGGACGGCCGCGACGCGGTCACCCATTACCGGCTGCGCGAGCGCTTCCGCGCGCATACCGCGCTGGAATGCCGCCTGGAGACCGGACGTACCCACCAGATCCGCGTGCACATGGCGCACCTGAAACACCCGATCATCGGCGATCCGCTGTACGGCGGCCCGCTGAAGCTGCCCAAGGGCGCGACCGAGGAGCTGATCGCCGAATTGCGCGGTTTCAAGCGCCAGGCGCTGCATGCCGAGACGCTGGAGTTCAAGCACCCCACCCATGGCGAGCTGGTGCGCGCCACCGCCGCGGTGCCGGCCGACCTGCTGCGCCTGCTGGCCGCGCTGCGCGTCGATTCGCGGCTGGCCGCCGAGCAGGCGCGGCGCTGAGCATGGCGCCGGTAGGCGAGGGCAGGCCGGACGCCTTGCAGCCATTCCCGAGCGGACCTGCGCGGGAATGGGCGACACGGCTTCGCTTGCCGGTGCAGGCGGCGCGGACGCGCGGCCGGCGTAGTGGTTTCCGCTACGCCCGCGCGGCGGTCGCAGCCTGGGCTGTCGCCGCCGGAAGCGCAATGCTGCGCCTGATCGCGGCGTTTGCCGGCGCTGCTCCGACACGGTCCGAATGCGCATGACCAACTTCGCCCTCGCCGCCGACTGGCCGGCATCGCCGCGGGTGCGCGCGCTGACCACGCTGCGCACCGGCGCCGGGACATCCTCGCCGCCGTTCGACCGG
Proteins encoded:
- a CDS encoding glycine betaine ABC transporter substrate-binding protein, whose product is MASVRRRVAALLVLAAALALLAGSAAAAPEKVVVGSKNFTEAVVLGEIAAGAGRQAGVEVEHRRQLGGTRILWRALEQGSIDAYAEYTGTLATELLQLPDADDAALRRALAQRGLAMSAPLGFDNTYAFGMRRQRAQALGIVRISDLAAHPSLKFGLSNEFVSRADGWPGVRDAYRLSQTPTGLDHDLAYRALDSGAIDLTDLYSTDAEIPAHDLLVLQDDRRYFPRYAAVFLYRSDLAQRAPRFVQALDGLGGRIDAATMQRLNAEAKLDKRAESAIAAHWLGIAAPAQDTRLTRLLQRTREHLALVGLSLGLALLVALPLGIVAAYRPRLGQVVLSLTGVLQTLPSLAVFVFMIPLFGIGAKPAIAALFLYSLLPIVRNTHAGLTGIARELRETAAAIGLPPGTRLWRIELPLALRTILAGIKTAAVINVGTATLGALIGAGGYGQPILTGIRLDDIGLILEGAVPAAALALLVQALFEGLERWLTPRGLRLAARR
- a CDS encoding glycosyl hydrolase 53 family protein, yielding MSAPLLLLLVALAAGALPAGAAERSAAAPAIVFGINGHDDRPAYPLSQAEAVFQLLDRRNLRSYRFDVDPRNFAVLDRLVALSRQYRIALRPMVYPMSREIGYQLARRYAADIKLWEIGNEQDYSRDGAQARIDAMTAMYRGMKQASDELGAGLEFTINITACNSDDHSATARCPGDRRGSLWFLDMAKASGFDFDHISFHYYPFHHDRGYWMDLYLGQMRSAAQKYGGKVFFNEVNCAEVYAGNSDGGHAGDGACYDSVAQIVRTLQSDYADVVAEINLYELLDQTNLQGVESHFGLMYDLARPKPTLQLLTDFAD
- a CDS encoding outer membrane protein assembly factor BamD; the encoded protein is MIRRSVPLSAHVRFIALMLVMVVVATGCHRQKNKNPEEGMPVEQLYQKAHTQMQTGNWAGAEGSFKRLIAQYPYGQYTEQAMIESAYAQYKAGKHDDAVSSIDRFIRTYPTHRNISYMYYLRGLSNSNRDTVFLRRVWSLDPSRRDLSTPQQAYADFNIVAERYPNSRYAADARQRMIALRNVFAQHELDNALYYLRRNAWVSAAGRATYLLETYPQSAYQYDAVAVLADAYTHLGNKPLADDARRVLELNDPKHPWLTGHWPKYPWMIRKLNPFAGEKSASTGQSNSQMAN
- the rluD gene encoding 23S rRNA pseudouridine(1911/1915/1917) synthase RluD, with amino-acid sequence MPNTLPDTPEDAVSDGPRQARVPDHAAGRRFDAVLAELFPEFSRSRLAEWIKSGDALLDGAQARPRDALRGGEIASLHAVLETQTHALPEDIPLEVLYEDDQVIVLNKPAGLVVHPGAGNPSGTLVNALLYFDPSLASLPRAGIVHRLDKDTSGAMVVARTLPAHTSLVAQLSARDVHRQYLAVVAGPLVSGGTANAPIDRHPRDRLRMAVREDGRDAVTHYRLRERFRAHTALECRLETGRTHQIRVHMAHLKHPIIGDPLYGGPLKLPKGATEELIAELRGFKRQALHAETLEFKHPTHGELVRATAAVPADLLRLLAALRVDSRLAAEQARR
- a CDS encoding ATP-binding cassette domain-containing protein — protein: MFELHRVTRRYGDALALDRVDLRIAPGRTTALIGPSGAGKSSVLRMLLGLEWPDTGEVRFQGEPLRRDTLLAQRRRIGYVIQEGGLFPHLSARDNAALLAQTLGWARPRIDARLHELASLCRLPEALLARYPAELSGGQRQRVGLIRALLLDPPVLLLDEPLGALDPIVRHELQTQMRELFALLGKTVVLVTHDVAEAAYLGDTLVLMRNGRVVQEGSVRELLDAPAEPFVGQFLHAQRTLEDAR